A genomic region of Streptomyces sp. R33 contains the following coding sequences:
- a CDS encoding F0F1 ATP synthase subunit gamma, giving the protein MGAQLRVYKRRIRAVTATKKITKAMEMIAASRIVKAQRKVAASMPYATELTRAVTAVATGSNTKHALTTEVEAPTRAAVLLITSDRGLAGGYSSNAIKQADRLTERLRAEGKEVDSYIVGRKGVAYYGFRERKVADSWTGFTDSPAYADAKRVAAPLIEAIQTETAEGGVDELHIVYTEFVSMMTQNAVDSRMLPLSLDQAQEETSTKGEILPLFDFEPSAEDVLDALLPRYVESRIYNALLQSAASEHAARRRAMKSATDNAGDLIKSLSRLANAARQAEITQEISEIVGGASAMADATAGSDK; this is encoded by the coding sequence ATGGGAGCGCAGCTCCGGGTCTACAAGCGTCGCATCCGTGCCGTCACGGCGACCAAGAAGATCACCAAGGCGATGGAGATGATCGCCGCCTCGCGCATCGTCAAGGCGCAGCGCAAGGTGGCGGCATCGATGCCGTACGCGACCGAGCTCACCCGTGCGGTGACCGCGGTGGCGACCGGCTCGAACACCAAGCACGCCCTGACCACCGAGGTCGAGGCGCCGACCCGTGCCGCGGTCCTGCTCATCACGAGCGACCGCGGTCTGGCCGGCGGCTACTCCTCGAACGCCATCAAGCAGGCCGACCGGCTCACCGAGCGGCTGCGCGCTGAGGGCAAGGAGGTCGACAGCTACATCGTCGGCCGCAAGGGTGTCGCCTACTACGGCTTCCGCGAGCGCAAGGTCGCGGACTCGTGGACCGGCTTCACCGACAGCCCGGCCTACGCCGACGCCAAGCGCGTCGCGGCGCCGCTGATCGAGGCCATCCAGACGGAGACGGCCGAGGGCGGCGTGGACGAGCTGCACATCGTCTACACGGAATTCGTGTCGATGATGACGCAGAACGCGGTGGACAGCCGGATGCTGCCGCTCAGCCTCGACCAGGCTCAGGAGGAGACCAGCACGAAGGGCGAGATCCTTCCGCTGTTCGACTTCGAGCCGTCGGCGGAGGACGTCCTCGACGCCCTGCTGCCGCGCTACGTCGAGAGCCGTATCTACAACGCACTGCTGCAGTCGGCTGCTTCCGAGCACGCCGCCCGCCGCCGCGCGATGAAGTCGGCGACCGACAACGCCGGGGATCTCATCAAGAGCCTCTCCCGGCTTGCCAACGCGGCCCGCCAGGCCGAAATCACCCAGGAAATCAGCGAGATCGTCGGTGGCGCGAGCGCCATGGCTGACGCGACCGCGGGGAGTGACAAGTAA